From the Desulfovibrio sp. JY genome, one window contains:
- a CDS encoding TIGR00730 family Rossman fold protein encodes MQSVCVFCGSSSGLDPAYVDAANRLGRLLAEEHITLVYGGACVGLMGAVADATLAAGGKAIGVLPDFLRRKELAHPRLTEIHVVNSMHERKARMAELAEGFIALPGGMGTLEEFCEIITWAQLGLHTKPCGLLNVQNYYEPLLHFVDRMTTEGFIKEKQKGLVLSAETPEEMLAAMRAFEPIRVEKWVDTRARA; translated from the coding sequence ATGCAGAGCGTCTGTGTTTTTTGCGGTTCCTCGTCCGGGCTCGACCCGGCCTATGTGGATGCGGCCAACCGGCTGGGCCGGTTGCTGGCCGAGGAGCATATCACCCTCGTCTACGGCGGGGCCTGTGTCGGGCTCATGGGGGCGGTGGCCGACGCGACCCTCGCCGCCGGCGGCAAGGCCATCGGCGTGCTGCCGGATTTTCTGCGCCGCAAGGAGCTGGCCCATCCGCGTCTGACGGAAATCCATGTGGTGAACTCCATGCATGAGCGCAAGGCCCGCATGGCCGAGTTGGCCGAGGGGTTTATCGCCCTGCCCGGCGGCATGGGCACCCTGGAGGAGTTCTGCGAGATCATCACCTGGGCCCAGCTCGGCCTGCACACCAAGCCCTGCGGCCTGCTCAACGTGCAGAACTACTACGAACCCTTGCTGCATTTCGTCGACCGCATGACCACGGAAGGCTTCATCAAGGAAAAGCAGAAAGGCCTCGTGCTGTCCGCTGAAACCCCTGAGGAAATGCTGGCGGCCATGCGCGCCTTCGAGCCCATCCGGGTGGAAAAATGGGTGGACACCCGCGCCCGGGCGTAG
- the uvrB gene encoding excinuclease ABC subunit UvrB encodes MLFQLESEYSPQGDQPGAIEALSSNLSQGVPSQVLLGATGTGKTFTMAQVVARLNRPALVMAPNKTLAAQLYSEFKGLFPKNAVEYFVSYYDYYQPEAYLPRTDTYIEKDASINDDIDKLRHAATHSLLTRRDVLIVASVSCIYGLGSRDYYERMVLSLEVGQKTGMEAVISRLVEIQYERNDYDFHRGVFRVRGDVIELIPAYSRDRALRLEFFDDELESILETDPLTGEVLGSMQKAIIFPASHYVSDRDNLNRAVSDIREELRLRLTELRAANDLLAAQRLEMRTMQDLEMIEELGYCNGIENYSRHLDGRKAGEPPYTLLDYFPEDFILFVDESHITVPQIGGMYAGDRSRKQTLVDFGFRLPSALDNRPLNFEEFLGRIGQAVFVSATPGDWEVNRSEGVVVEQIIRPTGLLDPEIEVRPTKGQVDDLMAECRVRADAGERVLVTTLTKRMAEELNQYFNSMGLRARYLHSDIDTLERVAIIKALRQGEFDVLVGINLLREGLDIPEVSLVAILDADKEGFLRSARSLIQTFGRAARNVGGRVILYADTETRSMQAAMDETARRREKQEASNREAGITPTTIIKSMDSVLDSLYGQGAQTAAGGSPPTSPRGASVHEEAAAYGGMSKKALEKKIKMLEREMREAAKALEFEKAAALRDQVASLRERLLEMG; translated from the coding sequence ATGCTTTTCCAGCTTGAATCCGAATACAGTCCGCAAGGCGACCAGCCCGGGGCCATTGAGGCCCTGTCCTCCAACCTGTCCCAGGGCGTGCCGAGCCAGGTGCTGCTCGGGGCCACGGGCACGGGCAAGACCTTCACCATGGCCCAGGTGGTGGCAAGGCTTAATCGCCCGGCCCTGGTCATGGCCCCCAACAAGACCCTGGCCGCCCAGCTCTACAGCGAATTCAAGGGGCTTTTCCCAAAAAACGCCGTGGAGTATTTCGTCAGCTATTACGATTACTATCAGCCGGAAGCCTACCTGCCGCGTACGGACACCTACATCGAGAAGGATGCGTCCATAAACGACGACATCGACAAGCTGCGCCACGCCGCCACCCATTCGCTTTTGACCCGGCGCGACGTGCTGATCGTGGCCTCGGTGTCCTGCATCTACGGCCTCGGGTCGCGCGATTACTACGAGCGCATGGTGCTTTCCCTGGAGGTCGGCCAGAAGACCGGCATGGAGGCGGTGATTTCCCGACTGGTGGAGATCCAGTACGAGCGCAACGACTACGATTTCCACCGGGGCGTGTTCCGGGTGCGCGGCGACGTCATCGAGCTGATTCCCGCCTACAGCCGGGATCGGGCCCTGCGCCTGGAATTTTTCGACGACGAGCTGGAATCCATCCTGGAGACCGATCCGCTGACCGGCGAGGTCCTGGGGTCCATGCAAAAGGCCATCATCTTTCCGGCCAGCCACTACGTGTCCGACCGCGACAACCTGAACCGCGCCGTTTCGGACATCCGGGAAGAGCTGCGCCTGCGCCTGACCGAGCTGCGGGCGGCAAACGACCTGCTGGCGGCCCAGCGCCTGGAAATGCGCACCATGCAGGACCTGGAGATGATCGAAGAGCTCGGTTACTGCAACGGCATCGAGAACTATTCCCGCCACCTGGACGGCCGCAAGGCCGGGGAGCCGCCGTACACGCTGCTCGATTACTTCCCCGAGGATTTCATTCTTTTCGTGGACGAGTCCCACATCACCGTGCCCCAGATCGGCGGCATGTACGCCGGGGACCGTTCCCGCAAGCAGACCCTGGTCGACTTCGGCTTCCGCCTGCCCTCGGCGCTGGACAACCGGCCGCTCAATTTCGAGGAATTCCTCGGCCGCATCGGCCAGGCCGTCTTCGTTTCGGCCACGCCCGGCGACTGGGAAGTGAATCGGTCCGAGGGCGTGGTGGTGGAGCAGATCATCCGGCCGACGGGCTTGCTCGATCCGGAGATCGAGGTGCGGCCGACCAAGGGGCAGGTGGACGACCTCATGGCCGAATGCCGGGTCAGGGCGGACGCCGGGGAGCGGGTGCTCGTCACCACGCTGACCAAGCGCATGGCCGAAGAACTCAACCAGTACTTTAACTCCATGGGCCTGCGCGCGCGCTATCTCCATTCCGACATCGACACCCTGGAGCGGGTGGCCATCATCAAGGCCCTGCGCCAGGGCGAATTCGACGTGCTGGTCGGCATCAACCTGCTGCGCGAGGGGCTCGACATCCCGGAAGTGTCGCTGGTGGCCATCCTGGACGCGGACAAGGAAGGTTTCTTGCGCTCGGCCCGTTCGCTCATCCAGACCTTCGGCCGGGCGGCCCGCAATGTTGGCGGTCGGGTGATCCTCTACGCCGATACCGAGACCCGCTCCATGCAGGCGGCCATGGACGAGACGGCCCGGCGAAGGGAAAAGCAGGAGGCATCCAACCGCGAGGCCGGCATCACGCCCACCACCATCATCAAGAGCATGGACAGCGTGCTGGACAGCCTGTACGGCCAGGGGGCGCAGACGGCGGCCGGTGGTTCCCCGCCCACGTCGCCGCGCGGGGCTTCTGTGCACGAGGAAGCCGCGGCCTACGGCGGCATGTCCAAGAAGGCTCTGGAGAAAAAGATCAAGATGCTGGAGCGGGAAATGCGCGAAGCGGCCAAGGCCTTGGAATTCGAGAAGGCGGCGGCCTTGCGGGACCAGGTGGCGTCGCTGCGGGAGCGCTTGCTGGAGATGGGCTGA
- the nhaA gene encoding Na+/H+ antiporter NhaA, protein MNTSDAPEHEAIPLIEQALAPFVRFSRVEASGGLVLIACTILALVWANSRFAPSYFALWETPVTVGFGDMVLSKTLLHWINDGLMAVFFFTVGLEIKREALVGELNSPAQAALPVAAAVGGMAVPAALYAFFNAGTPSVAGWGIPMATDIAFALGILSLLGRRVPSGLKVFLAAVAIVDDIGAVLVIAVFYSGDISLISLAVGGAMFVCMLAANLAGVRHPVVYLLLGSVLWLAFLKSGVHATIAGVLAAMAIPARTRIPGEAFVARVRRLLGCFEHANGSGLPLLADKARLSAIGAVEDACHKASPPLPRIEHGLHPFVAYAVMPLFALANAGVPLASGAGSGLAEPVSLGILAGLVIGKQAGVFLACWTMFKLRLAAIPEGLRAGHYYGAACLAGIGFTMSIFIAGLAFGDQSALDAKAKLAILAASTISGVLGYLILRAVGPGDAPASSNDGISGGDGTCPSKY, encoded by the coding sequence ATGAATACATCCGACGCCCCGGAACACGAGGCGATACCGCTGATTGAGCAGGCCCTGGCCCCCTTCGTGCGCTTCAGCCGGGTGGAAGCCTCGGGGGGGCTGGTGCTCATCGCCTGCACGATCCTCGCCCTTGTCTGGGCCAATTCCCGTTTCGCCCCGTCCTATTTCGCCCTGTGGGAGACCCCCGTCACGGTCGGCTTCGGGGATATGGTCCTGTCCAAGACGCTGCTCCATTGGATCAACGACGGGCTCATGGCCGTTTTTTTCTTTACCGTTGGCCTGGAAATCAAGCGCGAGGCCCTGGTTGGCGAACTCAATTCCCCGGCCCAGGCGGCCCTGCCCGTGGCGGCGGCCGTGGGCGGCATGGCCGTGCCCGCGGCGCTGTACGCCTTTTTCAACGCCGGCACGCCATCCGTGGCCGGCTGGGGCATTCCCATGGCCACGGACATCGCCTTCGCCCTGGGCATCCTGTCCCTGCTCGGACGCAGGGTGCCGTCCGGACTCAAGGTGTTTCTGGCCGCCGTGGCCATCGTGGACGACATTGGGGCGGTGCTGGTCATCGCCGTTTTCTACAGCGGCGACATCTCGCTTATTTCCCTGGCCGTGGGCGGGGCCATGTTCGTGTGCATGCTGGCCGCCAACCTGGCCGGCGTGCGCCATCCCGTGGTCTATCTGCTCCTCGGCAGCGTGCTGTGGCTGGCCTTTCTCAAATCCGGCGTGCACGCCACCATCGCCGGGGTGCTGGCGGCCATGGCCATCCCGGCCCGGACCCGCATCCCGGGCGAGGCTTTCGTGGCCAGAGTCCGGCGGTTGCTCGGCTGTTTCGAACACGCCAACGGCTCCGGCCTGCCGCTTCTGGCCGACAAGGCGAGGCTCTCCGCCATCGGGGCTGTGGAGGACGCCTGCCACAAGGCCAGCCCGCCTCTGCCGCGCATCGAGCACGGGCTGCATCCCTTTGTGGCCTATGCCGTTATGCCGCTTTTCGCCCTGGCCAACGCCGGGGTGCCGCTTGCCTCCGGGGCCGGCAGCGGCCTGGCCGAACCCGTTTCGCTCGGCATCCTGGCCGGCTTGGTCATCGGCAAGCAGGCCGGCGTGTTTCTCGCCTGCTGGACCATGTTCAAGCTACGCCTAGCCGCCATTCCGGAAGGGCTGCGCGCCGGACATTACTACGGTGCGGCCTGTCTGGCCGGCATCGGTTTCACCATGTCCATCTTCATCGCCGGGCTGGCCTTTGGCGACCAGAGCGCCCTGGACGCCAAGGCCAAGCTGGCCATTCTGGCCGCGTCGACGATTTCGGGTGTGCTCGGGTACCTGATCCTGCGCGCCGTGGGCCCGGGAGACGCCCCGGCATCGAGCAACGACGGCATCTCCGGCGGCGACGGCACGTGTCCGTCGAAGTACTGA